In Burkholderia sp. HI2500, the following are encoded in one genomic region:
- the paaB gene encoding 1,2-phenylacetyl-CoA epoxidase subunit PaaB → MNKEWPIWEVFVRSKQGLDHKHCGSLHAADASMALRMARDVYTRRQEGVSIWVVSSSAITASDPNEKAELFEPAGDKIYRHPTFYTLPDEVNHM, encoded by the coding sequence ATGAACAAGGAATGGCCGATCTGGGAAGTGTTCGTGCGCAGCAAGCAGGGGCTCGATCACAAGCATTGCGGCAGCCTGCACGCCGCCGACGCGTCGATGGCGCTGCGCATGGCGCGCGACGTCTACACGCGCCGCCAGGAAGGCGTGAGCATCTGGGTGGTGTCGTCGTCGGCCATTACCGCGTCCGATCCGAACGAGAAGGCGGAGCTGTTCGAACCGGCGGGCGACAAGATCTACCGCCACCCGACGTTCTACACGCTGCCCGACGAAGTCAACCACATGTAA
- the paaA gene encoding 1,2-phenylacetyl-CoA epoxidase subunit PaaA, with protein sequence MYTQSLDIPGNVAPLDAAAESPEQARFDAVMAADGKIEPQDWMPDAYRKTLVRQISQHAHSEVVGMLPEGNWISRAPSLKRKAILLAKVQDEAGHGLYLYSAAETLGVSRDSLIDALLAGKAKYSSIFNYPTPTWADVGVIGWLVDGAAIMNQIPLCRCTYGPYARAMIRVCKEESFHQRQGFDALLSMMKGTDAQRAMVQQAVNRWWWPVLMMFGPSDADSVHSNQSAKWGIKRISNDDLRQKFVDATVDQAKVLGVTLPDPDLKWNEARGHHDYGTIDWDEFWRVVNGDGPCNKERLATRVKAHEDGAWVREAALAHEAKRRARAEQHAA encoded by the coding sequence ATGTACACGCAATCCCTCGACATCCCCGGCAACGTCGCGCCGCTCGATGCCGCAGCCGAGTCGCCCGAGCAGGCGCGGTTCGATGCGGTCATGGCCGCCGACGGCAAGATCGAACCGCAGGACTGGATGCCCGATGCCTATCGCAAGACGCTGGTTCGCCAGATCTCGCAGCACGCGCACTCGGAAGTCGTGGGCATGCTGCCCGAAGGCAACTGGATCTCGCGCGCGCCGAGCCTGAAGCGCAAGGCGATCCTGCTCGCGAAGGTCCAGGACGAAGCCGGCCACGGCCTCTATCTCTATAGCGCGGCCGAAACGCTCGGCGTGTCGCGCGATTCGCTGATCGACGCACTGCTCGCCGGCAAGGCGAAATACTCGAGCATCTTCAACTACCCGACACCCACCTGGGCCGACGTCGGCGTGATCGGCTGGCTCGTCGACGGCGCCGCGATCATGAACCAGATCCCGCTGTGCCGCTGCACGTATGGCCCGTACGCGCGCGCGATGATCCGCGTGTGCAAGGAAGAATCGTTCCACCAGCGCCAGGGCTTCGACGCGCTGCTGTCGATGATGAAGGGCACCGACGCGCAACGCGCGATGGTCCAGCAGGCCGTGAACCGCTGGTGGTGGCCGGTGCTGATGATGTTCGGCCCGAGCGACGCCGATTCGGTTCACAGCAACCAGTCCGCGAAATGGGGCATCAAGCGGATCTCGAACGACGATCTGCGGCAGAAGTTCGTCGACGCGACGGTCGACCAGGCGAAGGTGCTCGGCGTGACGCTGCCCGACCCCGACCTGAAGTGGAACGAGGCGCGCGGCCATCACGACTACGGCACGATCGACTGGGACGAATTCTGGCGCGTGGTCAACGGCGACGGCCCGTGCAACAAGGAACGCCTCGCGACCCGCGTGAAAGCGCACGAGGACGGCGCATGGGTGCGCGAAGCCGCACTCGCCCACGAAGCCAAGCGCCGCGCGCGCGCCGAACAGCACGCCGCCTGA
- a CDS encoding SGNH/GDSL hydrolase family protein codes for MSFRSSIAAAVLGAAVFVSPLVASASAAPAGWVAAWATALQPIPDLAAPPPLYRAPDVSGRAVRQIVYPTVSGRAARIRVSNAYGHAPLVVEAASLARAGEGAALAGAAAPVRFGGKASVTLAPGQELESDPVAIDVAAGRPYAISLQMGANQRMTVWHRVSNQFNHVSAPGDHVSDPGAAAFRTRFTQYAWVSELAVEAGSARASVAAIGDSITDGLRSSVNRNRRWPDALARRLTASGAESIGVTNLGISGNRLLSDSACYGTSLASRFERDALSRAGVKAAIVLIGINDINFAAMPPRAGLDCDHPHTQVTAVSLIDGYRRLIEAAHRQGVKVFGATLTPAGLPAGRETIRLEVNRWIRSGGGFDGVVDFDAVLRDPAHPSVLQRRYDSGDGIHPSDAGYAAMADAVPVEQLQAAVVGK; via the coding sequence ATGTCATTTCGAAGCAGTATCGCCGCGGCCGTGCTGGGTGCCGCCGTCTTTGTCTCGCCGCTCGTGGCATCGGCCTCGGCCGCGCCGGCTGGATGGGTGGCGGCGTGGGCGACCGCGCTGCAGCCGATCCCCGACCTTGCCGCACCGCCGCCGCTCTATCGCGCACCCGACGTGTCCGGACGGGCCGTGCGCCAGATCGTCTATCCGACGGTGTCGGGGCGTGCCGCGCGGATCCGCGTCAGCAATGCCTACGGACATGCGCCGCTGGTCGTCGAAGCGGCGAGCCTCGCGCGCGCCGGCGAAGGGGCGGCGCTTGCTGGTGCGGCGGCGCCGGTCCGGTTCGGCGGCAAGGCGTCGGTGACGCTTGCGCCGGGCCAGGAACTCGAAAGCGATCCGGTGGCGATCGATGTGGCGGCCGGGCGGCCGTATGCGATCAGCCTCCAGATGGGGGCGAACCAGCGGATGACGGTCTGGCACCGCGTGTCGAACCAGTTCAATCACGTGTCTGCACCGGGTGACCATGTGAGTGATCCGGGCGCCGCCGCGTTCCGCACCCGTTTTACCCAATACGCATGGGTGAGCGAGCTCGCGGTCGAGGCCGGTTCAGCGCGCGCGAGCGTAGCGGCGATCGGCGATTCGATCACCGACGGACTGCGCTCGAGCGTGAACCGGAATCGCCGCTGGCCGGACGCGCTGGCGCGTCGGCTGACCGCTTCCGGCGCGGAGTCGATCGGCGTCACGAATCTTGGTATCAGCGGAAACCGGCTGCTCAGCGATTCGGCGTGTTACGGCACGTCGCTGGCGTCGCGGTTCGAGCGTGATGCACTGTCGCGCGCGGGGGTGAAGGCGGCGATCGTGCTGATCGGGATCAACGACATCAACTTCGCCGCGATGCCGCCGCGTGCGGGGCTCGATTGTGACCACCCGCATACGCAGGTCACGGCCGTATCTTTGATCGACGGCTACCGTCGGCTGATTGAAGCGGCGCACCGCCAGGGCGTGAAGGTCTTCGGCGCGACGCTGACGCCGGCCGGGCTGCCGGCGGGGCGCGAGACGATCCGCCTTGAGGTGAACCGGTGGATCCGGAGCGGTGGCGGGTTCGACGGTGTGGTCGACTTTGATGCTGTGCTGCGCGATCCGGCACACCCGAGCGTGCTGCAGCGTCGATACGATAGCGGGGACGGCATTCATCCGAGCGATGCCGGTTACGCCGCGATGGCCGACGCGGTGCCGGTCGAGCAACTGCAGGCTGCGGTGGTCGGCAAGTGA